A stretch of Cicer arietinum cultivar CDC Frontier isolate Library 1 chromosome 5, Cicar.CDCFrontier_v2.0, whole genome shotgun sequence DNA encodes these proteins:
- the LOC101504708 gene encoding protein CutA, chloroplastic — protein MASSTSTLTSRLFSSSSTLRRRLPLVGAFCMLTLGFSNLCTPLYSSALKTGSKLGSRFSFKSSHSIRMEGNTNNTTVPSIVVYVTVPNKEAGKKLAESIVSEKLAACVNRVPGIESVYQWEGKIQTDSEELLIIKTRQSLLEALTEHVKANHEYDVPEVISLPITGGNLKYLEWLKESTRE, from the exons ATGGCTTCCTCCACTTCCACACTCACTTCTAGACTCTTCTCCTCATCCTCGACGCTACGACGTCGTTTACCCCTCGTTGGCGCGTTTTGCATGCTCACTTTGGGATTCTCCAATCTCTGCACTCCCTTGTATTCTTCTGCTCTCAAAACAGG ATCCAAATTAGGTAGCAGGTTTTCATTCAAGAGCAGTCACTCTATCAGAATGGAAGGGAATACGAATAACACCACTGTTCCAAGCATCGTTGTATATGTCACTGTTCCCAACAAAGAAGCAG GCAAGAAGTTGGCTGAAAGCATTGTCTCAGAGAAGCTTGCAGCTTGTGTCAACAGGGTACCGG GTATAGAGTCAGTCTATCAGTGGGAGGGAAAG ATCCAAACTGATTCTGAGGAACTTCTTATAATCAAGACTAGGCAATCCCTTCTGGAAGCACTGACAGAGCATGTCAAAGCAAATCATGAATACGA TGTGCCAGAGGTGATCTCCTTACCCATCACTGGAGGCAATCTCAAATATTTAGAATGGTTAAAAGAGAGCACAAGAGAGTGA